The following proteins are co-located in the Macadamia integrifolia cultivar HAES 741 chromosome 3, SCU_Mint_v3, whole genome shotgun sequence genome:
- the LOC122072848 gene encoding cytosolic sulfotransferase 5-like, whose translation MAPNPPYKICFVPKSREEEEEDEKIYKRCKEIVATTLPTTKGRSGKPIYQYQGFWYDSGVHGVGPLALQEHFKARPSDILLASIPKCGTTCLKSLAFAVMNRKSHPPSVQLQQQHPLHIFNSHDLVPRMEWILYNNNLNGDRISNLDILPSPRLFSTHMPYTSLPQSVALSGSRIVYICRNTKDNLISWWHFINKIRSNNSLEPIKLEEAFEMFCKGKSSLGPFWEHVLGYWKASLERPQNVLFLKYGEMVAEPALHLIRIAEFIGCSFSLMEEKQGVVDQIIKLCSFENLSNLEVNKTGTCGIGIPNNAFFRQGKVGDSANYLTSEMLEQLDQITKQKWHGSGLTL comes from the coding sequence ATGGCCCCAAACCCTCCTTACAAAATATGCTTTGTACCCAAgagcagagaagaagaggaagaagatgagaaaatcTACAAGAGATGCAAGGAAATCGTTGCCACTACACTTCCCACAACAAAAGGTAGGTCAGGTAAACCAATCTATCAGTACCAAGGCTTTTGGTACGACTCTGGAGTGCATGGTGTTGGACCATTGGCActtcaagaacacttcaaggCAAGACCCAGTGACATTCTTCTTGCTAGCATCCCCAAGTGCGGCACAACTTGTCTGAAATCATTAGCCTTTGCTGTCATGAATCGCAAATCTCATCCTCCTTCAGTTCAGCTGCAGCAGCAGCACCCTTTGCACATATTCAACTCGCATGATCTAGTGCCAAGGATGGAGTGGATCCTATATAACAACAACTTGAATGGTGACCGAATTTCCAACCTCGATATCCTTCCATCTCCTAGACTGTTTAGCACACACATGCCTTACACATCACTACCACAATCTGTAGCACTTTCAGGCTCCCGGATCGTATATATTTGCCGGAACACAAAGGATAATCTAATATCGTGGTGGCACTTTATCAACAAGATAAGATCCAACAACTCCTTAGAACCTATAAAACTAGAAGAAGCATTTGAGATGTTTTGCAAAGGGAAGTCTTCACTTGGGCCATTTTGGGAACATGTGTTGGGTTATTGGAAAGCAAGCTTAGAAAGGCCTCAAAATGTTCTATTTTTAAAGTATGGAGAAATGGTGGCTGAACCAGCTCTTCACTTAATAAGGATTGCAGAGTTTATAGGGTGTTCCTTCTCTTTGATGGAAGAGAAGCAAGGCGTGGTTGATCAAATTATAAAGCTTTGCAGTTTTGAGAATTTAAGCAACTTGGAAGTGAATAAAACTGGAACATGTGGTATTGGTattccaaacaatgccttcTTCAGGCAAGGTAAAGTTGGAGATTCTGCAAATTATCTCACATCTGAGATGTTAGAGCAACTTGATCAGATCACAAAGCAAAAATGGCATGGTTCGGGCTTGACACTCTAA
- the LOC122074377 gene encoding cytosolic sulfotransferase 5-like: MAQIPPYKICFVLKSKEEEEEDEKIYKRCSEIAAATLPTTEGWTGKPMFQYQGVWYNSGLHGIGPLAVQDHFKARPSDILLASIPKSGTTWLKSLAFAVISRKSNPPSAQQQHPLHIFNSHDLVPGLETLLYNNLLNGNRIPNLDVLPSPRLFSTHMPYPSLPQSVALSGSRIIYICRNTKDNLVSWWHFLNKIRTDLSLEPMKLEDFFELFCKGMTAFGPFWDHVMGYWRESLERPQNMLFLKYDEMVAEPAIHLKRIAEFMGCPFSSVEEKEGLVDEIIKLCSYENLSNLAVNKTEKNASGLPNSSYFRQGNVGDSANYLSPEMLEQLDRITEQKFQGSGLKL; this comes from the coding sequence ATGGCTCAAATCCCTCCTTACAAAATATGTTTTGTActcaaaagcaaagaagaagaggaagaagatgagaaaatcTACAAGAGATGCAGCGAAATTGCTGCAGCTACACTTCCCACAACTGAAGGTTGGACGGGTAAACCAATGTTCCAGTACCAAGGCGTTTGGTACAACTCTGGATTGCATGGTATTGGGCCATTGGCAGTTCAAGATCACTTCAAGGCAAGACCCAGTGACATTCTTCTTGCCAGCATCCCCAAGAGTGGAACAACTTGGCTGAAATCACTAGCCTTTGCTGTCATCAGTCGCAAATCTAATCCTCCTTCAGCTCAGCAGCAGCACCCTTTGCACATATTCAACTCGCATGATCTCGTGCCAGGGCTGGAGACGTTGCTATATAACAACTTGTTGAATGGTAATCGAATTCCTAACCTCGATGTCCTTCCATCACCGCGATTGTTTAGCACACACATGCCTTACCCATCACTACCACAATCTGTAGCACTTTCAGGCTCTCGGATTATTTATATTTGTAGGAACACTAAGGATAACCTAGTATCTTGGTGGCATTTTCTCAACAAAATAAGGACTGATCTTTCCTTGGAGCCTATGAAATTGGAAGATTTCTTTGAGTTGTTTTGCAAAGGGATGACTGCATTCGGGCCATTTTGGGATCATGTAATGGGTTATTGGAGAGAGAGCTTAGAGAGGCCTCAAAATATGCTATTCCTCAAGTACGACGAGATGGTGGCTGAACCAGCTATTCACTTAAAAAGGATTGCAGAGTTTATGGGATGTCCCTTCTCCTCagtggaagagaaggaaggattgGTTGATGAAATAATAAAGCTCTGCAGTTACGAGAATTTAAGCAATTTGGCAgtgaataaaacagaaaaaaatgctTCTGGTCTTCCGAATAGTAGCTACTTCAGGCAAGGTAATGTTGGAGATTCGGCAAATTACCTCTCACCTGAGATGTTGGAGCAGCTTGACCGCATCACAGAGCAAAAATTTCAAGGTTCGGGCTTAAAGCTCTAA
- the LOC122072852 gene encoding ervatamin-B-like: MDMGMVAVFVSLSLLPLVVPGLAQICFNFDEFVTPSPSPSPSPSPSPSPSPSVGQMLNNMFKAKAKYGLPDSVDWTKSGAVTSVKDQGTCESGWAFSAVAAVEGINHIVTNTQLLNLSAQQLVDCDKSSKACCGGSYITAFAKILEMNGITTEDHYYYRDATSICTNDDNRTCHHNLVVDPLVTIDAMWCVDPNDETALKEAVARQPISVTIDIGEDFKNYQGDEVIQNPIFEGPCGNQSHAVTIVGYGTQEEDGTNYWLVKNSYGTQWGENGYIKMKRDIPDQAGLCGIATKPWFPIKFPSQPNVTPLASAQ, from the exons ATGGATATGGGAATGGTTgctgtttttgtttctctctcactACTGCCTCTAGTTGTTCCTGGGTTAGCCCAGATCTGTTTCAACTTCGACGAATTCGTCACCCCCTCACCATCCCCTTCGCCCTCACCCTCGCCCTCGCCCTCACCCTCGCCCTCAGTGGGGCAAATGCTGAACAATATGTTCAAAGCCAAGGCAAAGTATGGCCTTCCTGACTCTGTCGATTGGACGAAGAGCGGGGCCGTCACCAGTGTCAAGGACCAAGGGACATGTG AAAGTGGGTGGGCTTTCTCGGCAGTGGCTGCCGTTGAGGGCATAAACCATATCGTGACGAATACACAACTACTGAATCTTTCAGCGCAACAGCTGGTGGATTGCGACAAAAGCAGCAAAGCTTGTTGTGGAGGGAGCTATATTACTGCTTTTGCCAAAATCCTGGAAATGAACGGGATAACCACAGAGGATCACTATTACTACAGAGACGCGACTTCGATCTGTACCAACGACGACAATCGGACTTGTCATCACAATTTG GTGGTTGATCCTTTGGTAACAATTGATGCCATGTGGTGCGTAGATCCAAATGACGAGACTGCCTTGAAGGAAGCTGTTGCTCGCCAACCTATATCCGTGACCATTGATATTGGTGAAGATTTCAAAAACTACCAAGGG GACGAGGTAATCCAGAATCCAATATTTGAAGGACCGTGCGGGAACCAAAGTCATGCAGTGACTATTGTGGGCTATGGTActcaagaagaagatggaacTAACTACTGGTTGGTGAAGAACTCGTATGGAACACAATGGGGTGAAAATGGTTACATTAAAATGAAGCGTGATATCCCAGACCAAGCTGGACTATGTGGCATAGCCACAAAACCCTGGTTTCCCATCAAATTTCCCTCACAACCAAATGTTACTCCTCTTGCAAGTGCCCAGTGA
- the LOC122072851 gene encoding ervatamin-B-like produces the protein MDMGMVAVFVSLSLLPLVVPGLAQICFNFDEFVTPSPSPSPLPSPSPSPSPSPSPSPSPSPSPSPSPSPSPSPSPSPSPSVGQMLNNMFKAKAEYGLPDSVNWTKSGAVTSVKDQGTCESGWAFSAVAAVEGINQIVTNHLLNLSAQQLVDCDKSSKACCGGSYITAFARILEMNGITTQDNYPYRDATSDCTNNYNRTCLYHLVVNPLVTIDATWCVDPNDETALKKAVARQPISVTIDIGADFINYTGNAIFKGPCGTQSHAVTIVGYGTQNGTDYWLVKNSYGTQWGENGYIKMERNIPNQAGLCGIATKPWFPIKFHSPPYVPLASAQ, from the exons ATGGATATGGGAATGGTTgctgtttttgtttctctctcactACTGCCTCTAGTTGTTCCTGGGTTAGCCCAGATCTGTTTCAACTTCGACGAATTTGTCACCCCCTCACCATCCCCTTCGCCCTTGCCCTCACCCTCGCCTTCGCCCTCACCCTCGCCTTCGCCCTCGCCTTCGCCTTCGCCTTCGCCTTCGCCCTCGCCCTcgccctcaccctcaccctcgcCCTCGCCCTCGCCCTCAGTGGGGCAAATGCTGAACAATATGTTCAAAGCCAAGGCAGAGTACGGCCTTCCTGACTCTGTCAATTGGACGAAGAGCGGGGCCGTCACCAGTGTCAAGGACCAAGGCACATGTG AAAGTGGGTGGGCTTTCTCGGCAGTCGCTGCCGTTGAGGGCATAAACCAAATCGTGACGAATCACCTGCTGAACCTTTCAGCGCAACAGCTAGTGGATTGCGACAAAAGCAGCAAAGCTTGCTGTGGAGGGAGCTATATTACTGCATTTGCCAGAATCCTCGAAATGAATGGGATAACCACACAGGATAACTATCCCTACAGAGACGCGACTTCGGACTGTACCAACAACTACAATCGGACTTGTCTTTACCATTTG GTGGTTAATCCTTTGGTAACAATTGATGCCACGTGGTGCGTAGATCCAAATGACGAGACTGCCTTGAAGAAAGCTGTTGCTCGCCAACCTATATCCGTGACCATTGATATTGGCGCAGATTTCATAAACTACACAGGG AATGCAATATTTAAAGGACCGTGCGGGACCCAAAGTCATGCAGTGACTATTGTGGGCTATGGTACTCAAAATGGAACTGACTACTGGTTGGTGAAGAACTCGTATGGAACACAATGGGGTGAAAATGGTTACATTAAAATGGAGCGTAATATCCCAAACCAAGCTGGACTATGTGGCATAGCCACAAAACCTTGGTTTCCCATCAAATTTCACTCACCACCATATGTTCCTCTTGCAAGTGCCCAATGA
- the LOC122072849 gene encoding cytosolic sulfotransferase 5-like, whose translation MAQIPPYKICFVPKSKEEEEEDEKIYKRYSEIAAATLPTTEGWTGKPMYQYQGFWYNSGLHGIGPLAVQDHFKARPSDILLASIPKSGTTWLKSLAFAVINRKSNPPSAQQQHPLHIFNSHDLVPGLEWLLYNNNLNALSGSRIVYICRNTKDTLVSWWHFNNKMRSNISLDAMELEEALHWFCKGMSSFGPFWEHVLGYWKASLERPQNVLFLKYDEMVVEPVLHLKKIAEFMGCSFSPIEEKEGLVDEIIKLCSFENLSNLAVNKTEKNASGLPNSSFFRQGKVGDSSNYLSPEMLEQLDRITEQKFHGSGLKL comes from the exons ATGGCTCAAATCCCTCCTTACAAAATATGTTTTGTAcccaaaagcaaagaagaagaggaagaagatgagaaaatcTACAAGAGATACAGCGAAATTGCTGCAGCTACACTTCCCACAACTGAAGGTTGGACGGGTAAACCAATGTACCAGTACCAAGGCTTTTGGTACAACTCTGGATTGCATGGTATTGGGCCATTGGCAGTTCAAGATCACTTCAAGGCAAGACCCAGTGACATTCTTCTTGCTAGCATCCCCAAGAGTGGCACAACTTGGCTGAAATCACTGGCCTTCGCTGTCATCAATCGCAAATCTAATCCTCCTTCAGCTCAGCAGCAGCACCCTTTGCACATATTCAACTCGCATGATCTCGTGCCAGGGCTGGAGTGGTTGCTATATAACAACAACTTGAATG CACTTTCAGGTTCTCGGATTGTTTATATTTGTCGGAACACCAAGGATACTCTGGTATCATGGTGGCATTTTAACAACAAGATGAGATCGAATATATCCTTAGACGCTATGGAATTGGAAGAAGCCTTGCACTGGTTTTGCAAAGGGATGTCTTCATTTGGGCCATTCTGGGAACATGTATTGGGTTATTGGAAAGCGAGCTTAGAAAGGCCTCAAAATGTGCTATTCCTTAAGTACGATGAGATGGTGGTTGAACCAGTTCTTCACCTGAAAAAGATTGCAGAGTTTATGGGGTGTTCCTTCTCTCCAattgaagagaaggaaggattgGTTGATGAAATAATAAAGCTTTGCAGTTTCGAGAATTTAAGCAATTTGGCAGTGaataaaactgaaaaaaatgCTTCTGGTCTTCCCAATAGTAGCTTCTTCAGGCAAGGTAAAGTTGGAGATTCGTCAAATTACCTCTCACCTGAGATGTTGGAGCAGCTTGACCGCATCACAGAGCAAAAATTTCATGGTTCGGGCTTAAAGCTCTAA